The following are from one region of the Theropithecus gelada isolate Dixy chromosome 6, Tgel_1.0, whole genome shotgun sequence genome:
- the FGF1 gene encoding fibroblast growth factor 1 isoform X3 has product MAEGEITTFTALTEKFNLPPANYKKPKLLYCSNGGHFLRILPDGTVDGTRDRSDQHTDTK; this is encoded by the coding sequence ATGGCTGAAGGGGAAATCACCACGTTCACAGCCCTGACCGAGAAGTTTAATCTGCCTCCAGCGAATTACAAGAAGCCCAAACTGCTCTACTGTAGCAACGGGGGACACTTCTTGAGGATCCTTCCGGATGGCACAGTGGATGGGACAAGGGACAGGAGCGACCAGCACA